The genomic stretch ACCACCTCCAGCAGCTTCCGCCGCATGAAGATCACACGGTAGCGGAATTCCGCCGGCAGATCATACAGTAGTCGATAGACCATCTTCACGGCGCGCCCGCGGGCGCCGGACAACCAGGTGGGGTCCTCTTTGGTGCGCTTTACCGGTTCGAATTCGAAGTAACCCCGGGGATTGTCGCTGTCGGCCACGCGGATATTGTCCGTCAGTGCCATGAGGCCGCCCGCGTCGATCATGCGCATCATCATGGAAGTGCCCGACCGGGGCAGGCCGGACACGATCGTGATTTCATCAGCGATGTTGCTCATCGGTATCCTGCACCGCAGGTTTCCAGGCAGGAGCGTCCCGCACGCTCACCGGCAGAAGGTCATTGTACCGAGCCCCGGCCGGCTTGACGACCGCTTGGTTGGGCGGTACCCGAAGCGGGCGCATGGCGCCATCCTTTCCGTACCGAGGCGGGCAACTCATCCGGCGCAATGTGCTGCGCTCATCACAGGAGCATGGGACCATGGCCACCCGTCGCGCCAACGTACTACTCGCGCTGTTCGCCTGGGCTGCGGTGTCTGCCCCTGGAGACGAACCA from Phycisphaerales bacterium encodes the following:
- a CDS encoding sulfotransferase family protein, which translates into the protein MSNIADEITIVSGLPRSGTSMMMRMIDAGGLMALTDNIRVADSDNPRGYFEFEPVKRTKEDPTWLSGARGRAVKMVYRLLYDLPAEFRYRVIFMRRKLLEVVRSQDAMLTRLGKSGGELSPDKIIGLFEQQIHEFESWVAGQSNFQVLYISYNDVLEAPRPIVAQVNAFLGGGLDEQRMLAVVEPDLYRQRS